In Streptomyces longhuiensis, the following proteins share a genomic window:
- a CDS encoding DUF1269 domain-containing protein, giving the protein MSNLFVVAYNDLATADQVRKKMLDLAKQHLVELEDIVVVERREDGKIKLHQAVNYTATGAAGGALWGGVIGLLFLAPLLGAAVGAAAGAAGGAVTDTGINDDFMKDLSQNLQPGAAALFVLVKQASPDKVIPEIATFGGQLVQTSLSNEEEEHLRAALEAARGGAAAQEATQGS; this is encoded by the coding sequence ATGAGCAATCTGTTCGTCGTCGCCTACAACGACCTCGCCACGGCCGATCAGGTGCGCAAGAAAATGCTCGACCTGGCCAAGCAGCACCTCGTCGAGCTCGAGGACATCGTCGTCGTCGAGCGGCGCGAGGACGGGAAGATCAAGCTGCACCAGGCCGTGAACTACACGGCGACGGGTGCGGCCGGCGGGGCGTTGTGGGGCGGTGTCATCGGGCTGCTCTTCCTGGCCCCGCTGCTCGGCGCGGCCGTCGGTGCCGCGGCCGGGGCCGCCGGTGGTGCCGTGACCGACACCGGCATCAACGACGACTTCATGAAGGACCTGAGCCAGAACCTGCAGCCCGGCGCCGCCGCGCTGTTCGTCCTGGTGAAGCAGGCCTCCCCGGACAAGGTCATCCCCGAGATCGCGACGTTCGGCGGTCAGCTCGTCCAGACCTCGCTGAGCAACGAGGAGGAGGAGCATCTGCGGGCGGCCCTGGAAGCGGCCCGTGGTGGCGCGGCGGCGCAGGAGGCCACGCAGGGGTCCTGA
- a CDS encoding regulator, producing the protein MTERPPQRTPNRQLAALIAEAGFSNAGLARRVDQLGLEHGLDLRYDKTSVTRWLRGQQPRGTTPALIAEVFTRRLGRRLSAQDLGLDACSPVYAGLEFAASPEEAVDIVSGLWRKDSGSHAELRKIAFTPAGLVVPSRDWLIGRADDRVAHGDHGGPGGVRIPAQGRSSAKLPSGPEQGPPPLPRQRGHGERGPGQRVTAGDIAALRSVGELFRSLDQAYGGGHARQALVRYLEHEAEPMLRGTYGEQTGRRLFAATADLTRLAGWTSYDIAAHGLAQRYFVQALRLSQAAGDRTYGSYVLVTMSRQAVYLGHGREAVQLARVAQQGVGSSAPPAVQALLHAAEARGHGVLGEVRACTASLVRAERSLEAVRTGDDVPHWARFFDEAQLADEFGHCHRDLQQYRAAAQHAERSLQLRAPGFARSRLFCRVVLASARLGLGELDQACTLGAEAAQAASEMRSVRAHEYVREFERRLEPYRDAAPVRGYRDRVAALSH; encoded by the coding sequence ATGACGGAACGACCTCCGCAGCGCACGCCCAACCGCCAGCTTGCCGCGCTCATCGCGGAGGCAGGGTTCTCCAACGCCGGACTGGCCCGCCGAGTCGACCAGCTCGGCCTGGAGCACGGTCTCGACCTGCGCTACGACAAGACATCCGTGACCCGCTGGCTGCGTGGCCAGCAGCCCCGCGGCACCACCCCCGCACTGATCGCCGAGGTGTTCACCCGACGCCTGGGCCGCCGGCTCTCCGCCCAGGACCTGGGGCTCGACGCCTGCTCCCCGGTCTACGCGGGTCTGGAGTTCGCCGCCTCGCCCGAGGAGGCCGTCGACATCGTCAGCGGCCTGTGGCGCAAGGACTCGGGCAGCCATGCCGAGCTCCGCAAGATCGCGTTCACCCCGGCGGGACTCGTCGTACCCAGCCGGGACTGGCTGATCGGGCGGGCCGACGACCGGGTCGCCCACGGGGACCACGGCGGTCCCGGCGGCGTACGGATCCCCGCCCAGGGACGCTCTTCGGCCAAGCTTCCGTCCGGGCCCGAACAAGGGCCGCCCCCCTTGCCCCGGCAGCGCGGCCACGGCGAGCGCGGGCCCGGCCAGCGGGTCACCGCGGGCGACATCGCGGCCCTGCGCTCCGTCGGCGAACTCTTCCGCTCCCTCGACCAGGCGTACGGCGGTGGCCACGCCCGCCAGGCGCTCGTGCGCTACCTGGAGCACGAGGCCGAGCCGATGCTGCGGGGCACCTATGGGGAGCAGACCGGCCGGCGGCTCTTCGCGGCCACCGCCGATCTGACCCGGCTCGCGGGCTGGACCTCGTACGACATCGCCGCGCACGGGCTCGCGCAGCGGTATTTCGTGCAGGCGCTGCGGCTGTCGCAGGCGGCGGGGGACCGGACGTACGGGTCGTACGTGCTGGTCACGATGAGCCGCCAGGCCGTCTATCTCGGGCACGGGCGCGAGGCCGTCCAGCTGGCGCGGGTCGCCCAGCAGGGCGTGGGGTCCTCGGCGCCGCCCGCCGTACAGGCGCTCCTGCACGCGGCCGAGGCGCGCGGGCACGGCGTGCTCGGCGAGGTGCGCGCGTGCACGGCGTCGCTGGTGCGCGCCGAGCGGTCGCTGGAGGCGGTGCGGACCGGGGACGACGTGCCGCACTGGGCGCGGTTCTTCGACGAGGCGCAGCTGGCCGACGAGTTCGGGCACTGCCACCGGGATCTCCAGCAGTACCGCGCGGCGGCGCAGCACGCGGAGCGCTCGCTCCAGCTGCGAGCGCCCGGCTTCGCGCGCAGCCGGCTGTTCTGCCGGGTGGTGCTCGCCTCCGCGCGGCTCGGGCTCGGCGAGCTGGACCAGGCGTGCACCCTCGGCGCCGAGGCCGCGCAGGCCGCCTCCGAGATGCGCTCCGTGCGGGCGCACGAGTACGTGCGGGAGTTCGAGCGGCGTCTGGAGCCCTACCGCGACGCGGCCCCGGTGCGCGGATACCGGGACCGCGTCGCCGCCCTCAGCCACTGA
- the glnA gene encoding type I glutamate--ammonia ligase, which produces MFQNADDAKKFIADEDVKFVDVRFCDLPGVMQHFTVPAAAFDPTEELAFDGSSIRGFQAIHESDMALRADLTTARIDPFRRDKTVNINFFIHDPITGEQYSRDPRNVAKKAEAYLASTGIADTAYFGPEAEFYVFDSVRFETSANRSIYEIDSEAGAWNTGSEENNRGYKVRYKGGYFPTPPVDHFADLRAEISLELDKNGLQVERQHHEVGTAGQAEINYKFNTLLAAADDLMLFKYIVKNVAWRNGKTATFMPKPIFGDNGSGMHVHQSLWANGDPLFYDEQGYAGLSDMARYYIGGILKHAPSLLAFTNPTVNSYHRLVPGFEAPVNMVYSQRNRSAAMRIPITGSNPKAKRVEFRAPDPSSNPYLAFSALLMAGLDGVKNKIEPAEPIDKDLYELAPEEHANVQQVPTSLPAVLDALEADNEYLQAGGVFTSDLIETWIDYKRTNEIAPIQLRPHPHEFELYFDI; this is translated from the coding sequence ATGTTCCAGAACGCCGATGACGCCAAGAAGTTCATCGCGGACGAGGACGTCAAGTTCGTCGACGTCCGGTTCTGCGACCTGCCGGGTGTGATGCAGCACTTCACGGTGCCGGCCGCGGCGTTCGACCCCACCGAGGAGCTGGCCTTCGACGGATCCTCGATCCGTGGCTTCCAGGCCATCCACGAGTCCGACATGGCGCTCCGCGCCGACCTGACCACCGCGCGCATCGACCCCTTCCGCCGCGACAAGACGGTCAACATCAACTTCTTCATCCACGACCCGATCACGGGCGAGCAGTACTCGCGTGACCCGCGCAACGTCGCGAAGAAGGCCGAGGCGTACCTGGCCTCGACCGGCATCGCCGACACCGCGTACTTCGGCCCCGAGGCCGAGTTCTACGTCTTCGACTCGGTCCGCTTCGAGACCTCCGCGAACCGCTCGATCTACGAGATCGACTCCGAGGCCGGCGCCTGGAACACCGGTTCGGAAGAGAACAACCGCGGCTACAAGGTCCGCTACAAGGGCGGTTACTTCCCGACCCCGCCGGTCGACCACTTCGCCGACCTGCGCGCGGAGATCTCCCTCGAGCTGGACAAGAACGGCCTCCAGGTCGAGCGCCAGCACCACGAGGTCGGCACGGCCGGCCAGGCGGAGATCAACTACAAGTTCAACACGCTGCTCGCCGCGGCCGACGACCTGATGCTCTTCAAGTACATCGTGAAGAACGTCGCCTGGCGCAACGGCAAGACCGCGACCTTCATGCCGAAGCCGATCTTCGGTGACAACGGCTCGGGCATGCACGTCCACCAGTCCCTGTGGGCCAACGGCGACCCGCTGTTCTACGACGAGCAGGGCTACGCCGGCCTCTCGGACATGGCGCGCTACTACATCGGCGGCATCCTGAAGCACGCCCCGTCGCTGCTCGCCTTCACCAACCCGACGGTGAACTCGTACCACCGCCTGGTCCCGGGCTTCGAGGCGCCGGTCAACATGGTCTACTCGCAGCGCAACCGCTCCGCCGCGATGCGCATCCCGATCACGGGCTCGAACCCGAAGGCCAAGCGCGTCGAGTTCCGCGCGCCGGACCCGTCCTCGAACCCGTACCTCGCCTTCTCGGCCCTCCTGATGGCCGGCCTCGACGGCGTGAAGAACAAGATCGAGCCGGCCGAGCCGATCGACAAGGACCTGTACGAGCTGGCTCCCGAGGAGCACGCGAACGTCCAGCAGGTCCCGACCTCGCTCCCCGCGGTCCTCGACGCCCTCGAGGCGGACAACGAGTACCTCCAGGCCGGCGGCGTCTTCACGTCCGACCTGATCGAGACGTGGATCGACTACAAGCGCACGAACGAGATCGCCCCGATCCAGCTCCGCCCGCACCCGCACGAGTTCGAGCTGTACTTCGACATCTAA
- a CDS encoding DUF4191 domain-containing protein, translating to MARKETAADAANPGRLKQIALTFKMTRKADPMIALVLAGVGIVTFGVFLAIGFLIGHPVYLGILGFLLAFLAMAIVFGRRAERAAFGQMEGQPGAAAAVLDNIGRGWTTTPAVAMNRSQDVVHRAVGKAGIVLVAEGNPNRVKTLLAAEKRKMARIVSDVPVNDILVGNGEGQVPLKKLRTTMLKLPRVLTGPQVTTTNDRLRAMGDLMSNMPLPKGPMPKGMRMPRGGGNKAR from the coding sequence ATGGCGAGGAAGGAAACCGCAGCGGACGCTGCGAACCCCGGGCGACTCAAGCAGATCGCTCTGACCTTTAAGATGACCCGCAAGGCCGATCCGATGATCGCCCTTGTACTCGCGGGTGTGGGAATCGTCACCTTTGGTGTGTTCCTCGCGATCGGTTTCTTGATCGGTCACCCGGTATATCTCGGAATTCTCGGCTTCCTGCTCGCCTTCCTCGCGATGGCGATCGTCTTCGGACGCCGTGCCGAGCGAGCAGCCTTCGGGCAGATGGAGGGCCAGCCCGGCGCGGCTGCCGCGGTACTCGACAACATCGGCCGTGGCTGGACCACGACCCCTGCCGTGGCGATGAACCGCAGCCAGGACGTCGTCCACCGGGCGGTCGGCAAGGCCGGCATCGTCCTGGTCGCCGAGGGCAACCCGAACCGCGTGAAGACGCTGCTCGCGGCCGAGAAGCGGAAGATGGCCCGCATCGTCTCCGACGTACCGGTCAACGACATCCTCGTCGGCAACGGCGAGGGCCAGGTGCCGCTCAAGAAGCTCCGCACGACGATGCTCAAGCTCCCCCGCGTTCTCACGGGCCCGCAGGTCACGACGACCAACGACCGCCTCCGGGCGATGGGCGACCTGATGAGCAACATGCCGCTCCCCAAGGGCCCGATGCCCAAGGGCATGCGGATGCCTCGCGGCGGCGGCAACAAGGCGCGCTGA
- a CDS encoding DUF2252 domain-containing protein — protein MTTPQARAALGREARKRASRSSHGAWIPAADRADPVVVLERQAADRVAELLPIRYGRMAASPFAFLRGAAAVMTGDLATQRATGLTVQLCGDAHLLNFGLFASPERSLLFDVNDFDETSPGPFEWDVKRLAASVAVAARDNGHTDTQALRSARAAAEAYRTTMRRLAGMGELAVWYEHIDAHELLPLIRSGRDRRRVQATLAHATRRTSLHALGKLTEVVDGRRRIIDDPPLLEPASTPDAATVRKLFGDYRSTLAEERRRLLDRYHFVDAARKVVGVGSVGTRCFIVLLQGRDADDPLFLQIKEATRSVIEEYLPHGPYVHPGHRVVAGQRLLQATGDIFLGWMTGPQGRAFYWRQLRDMKGSADVAGMGPDELRFYAELCGNTLARAHARSGDRIAITGYLGRADTFDRAVADFALRYTDQNAADHTALRRAASEGLITVAPGV, from the coding sequence ATGACCACTCCCCAGGCCAGGGCCGCCCTGGGCCGTGAGGCCCGCAAGCGCGCCTCACGCTCCTCGCACGGCGCGTGGATCCCCGCCGCCGACCGCGCCGACCCCGTCGTCGTACTGGAACGGCAGGCGGCCGACCGCGTCGCGGAACTGCTGCCCATCCGGTACGGACGGATGGCGGCCTCCCCGTTCGCGTTCCTGCGCGGCGCCGCCGCCGTCATGACCGGCGACCTGGCAACCCAGCGCGCCACCGGCCTCACGGTCCAACTCTGCGGCGACGCCCACCTGTTGAACTTCGGCCTCTTCGCGTCCCCGGAACGGTCCCTGCTCTTCGACGTCAACGACTTCGACGAGACCAGCCCGGGCCCCTTCGAATGGGACGTGAAAAGGCTGGCCGCGAGCGTGGCCGTCGCGGCGCGCGACAACGGGCACACCGACACCCAGGCCCTCAGGTCGGCCCGCGCCGCCGCGGAGGCGTACCGCACGACGATGCGCCGGCTCGCCGGGATGGGCGAACTCGCCGTCTGGTACGAGCACATCGACGCGCACGAGCTGCTGCCCCTCATCCGCTCCGGCCGCGACCGCCGCCGTGTCCAGGCGACCCTCGCCCACGCCACCCGCCGCACCAGCCTCCACGCGCTCGGCAAACTCACCGAGGTCGTCGACGGGCGCCGCCGCATCATCGACGACCCGCCGCTCCTCGAACCGGCGAGCACCCCCGACGCGGCCACGGTGCGCAAGCTGTTCGGCGACTACCGCTCCACCCTCGCCGAGGAACGCCGCCGCCTGCTCGACCGCTACCACTTCGTCGACGCCGCCCGGAAGGTCGTCGGCGTCGGCAGCGTCGGCACCCGCTGCTTCATCGTGCTGCTCCAAGGGCGCGACGCCGACGACCCCCTGTTCCTCCAGATCAAGGAGGCCACCCGGTCCGTCATCGAGGAGTACCTGCCGCACGGCCCCTACGTCCACCCGGGCCACCGCGTCGTCGCCGGTCAGCGCCTGCTCCAGGCCACCGGTGACATCTTCCTCGGCTGGATGACCGGCCCCCAGGGCCGCGCCTTCTACTGGCGTCAGCTGCGCGACATGAAGGGCTCCGCCGACGTCGCCGGCATGGGCCCCGACGAACTGCGCTTCTACGCCGAACTGTGCGGCAACACCCTGGCCCGCGCGCACGCCCGCTCCGGCGACCGCATCGCCATCACCGGCTACCTCGGCCGCGCCGACACCTTCGACCGCGCCGTGGCCGACTTCGCGCTGCGCTACACGGACCAGAACGCAGCCGACCACACCGCCCTGCGCAGGGCGGCCTCGGAGGGTCTGATCACGGTGGCGCCGGGCGTCTGA
- a CDS encoding septal ring lytic transglycosylase RlpA family protein: MSRRRRMGPRKKAALAVSAALVAGGAAFALASTGNAAPVAQNAQVCQGLETAIANNQKFIDGQRAAPDAQSEARIANREAVIAEIRRKEAASGCEAGDGADAQAGAGADDAAGAGAQAGGGADDAAGGMETVTAAPPDTVTAEPDPTDAAGDAGGDVAGEQVCAGSTVTLSGEGGAPAASSGQFPAGTKLKVTNLDNGKSTSVEVTSASGSCVLLNNSAFEQVREPGKFLIRNARIEKVG, translated from the coding sequence ATGTCCCGCAGGAGAAGGATGGGCCCCCGGAAGAAGGCCGCGCTCGCGGTGAGCGCGGCCCTCGTCGCCGGTGGCGCGGCGTTCGCGCTCGCGAGTACGGGCAATGCGGCGCCGGTCGCGCAGAACGCCCAGGTCTGCCAGGGCCTGGAGACCGCGATCGCCAACAACCAGAAGTTCATCGACGGACAGCGGGCCGCCCCGGACGCGCAGTCCGAGGCCCGCATCGCCAACCGGGAAGCGGTCATCGCGGAGATCCGGCGCAAGGAGGCGGCGTCCGGCTGCGAGGCCGGGGACGGAGCCGACGCGCAGGCCGGAGCAGGTGCTGACGACGCGGCGGGAGCCGGAGCGCAGGCCGGGGGCGGAGCCGATGACGCGGCCGGCGGCATGGAGACCGTGACGGCCGCACCGCCGGACACGGTCACCGCCGAGCCCGACCCTACTGACGCCGCCGGTGACGCCGGAGGGGACGTCGCCGGTGAGCAGGTCTGTGCCGGTTCGACCGTGACGCTGTCCGGTGAGGGCGGCGCGCCCGCCGCGTCCAGCGGGCAGTTCCCGGCCGGGACGAAGCTCAAGGTCACCAACCTGGACAACGGCAAGTCCACGTCCGTCGAGGTCACCTCCGCCTCCGGGAGCTGCGTGCTGCTGAACAACTCGGCGTTCGAGCAGGTCCGCGAACCGGGCAAGTTCCTCATCCGCAACGCACGGATAGAGAAGGTGGGCTGA
- a CDS encoding winged helix DNA-binding domain-containing protein: protein MVSGGRRRVGAPERRARLAAGQRLAPAARAGSAEEVAGSLVALHGTDPATVYLAVGARLRDPSKTVADVERALYTDRSLVRMHGMRHTVFVFPAALTAVVHASTGVAVAARERASFVKHLEAGSEHDAAWLADVEAGTLAAIGARGEATAAELAEDEPRLRTQLLYAPGKKYEAWQSISTRLLRVLGMEGRVVRGRPRGSWTSSQFRWALMPAHPELPAAEAQSELLRHWLGSCGPATEADLKWWTGWKVTDVRRALTAVGAVEVELDEGAGFVLPDAAEPVTADAEPWAALLPGLDPSAMGWQQRDWYLPPELRAPLFDGAGNVGPTVWWDGRIAGGWAQGKDGVVRWRLLADVGREAAAAVEAEAARLQEWVGEARVTPRFRTPLEKELAGPAPAKK, encoded by the coding sequence ATGGTGAGTGGTGGGCGGCGGCGCGTCGGGGCGCCGGAGCGGCGGGCCAGGCTCGCGGCCGGGCAGCGGCTCGCGCCCGCCGCGCGGGCGGGGTCCGCCGAGGAGGTCGCCGGGTCGCTCGTGGCGCTGCACGGCACGGACCCGGCCACCGTGTACCTGGCGGTGGGCGCGCGCCTCAGGGACCCGTCGAAGACGGTCGCCGATGTCGAGCGCGCCCTGTACACGGACCGCTCCCTGGTGCGGATGCACGGCATGCGGCACACGGTGTTCGTGTTCCCCGCCGCGCTCACGGCCGTGGTGCACGCGTCGACGGGTGTGGCGGTCGCCGCGCGGGAGCGCGCCTCCTTCGTCAAGCACCTGGAGGCGGGCAGCGAGCACGACGCGGCGTGGCTCGCGGACGTCGAGGCGGGCACTCTGGCGGCGATCGGGGCACGCGGCGAGGCGACCGCGGCCGAACTCGCCGAGGACGAGCCCCGGTTGCGCACGCAGTTGCTGTACGCGCCGGGCAAGAAGTACGAGGCGTGGCAGTCGATCTCCACGCGGCTGCTGCGTGTGCTCGGCATGGAGGGGCGCGTCGTGCGCGGGCGGCCCCGCGGGTCGTGGACGTCCAGCCAGTTCAGGTGGGCGCTCATGCCCGCGCATCCCGAACTCCCCGCGGCCGAGGCCCAGTCGGAGCTCCTGCGGCACTGGCTCGGCTCGTGCGGTCCGGCCACGGAGGCCGATCTGAAGTGGTGGACGGGGTGGAAGGTCACCGACGTACGCAGGGCGCTCACGGCCGTCGGGGCGGTCGAGGTGGAGCTGGACGAGGGGGCCGGGTTCGTGCTCCCCGACGCCGCCGAGCCGGTCACCGCCGACGCGGAGCCGTGGGCCGCCCTGCTCCCGGGGCTCGACCCGAGCGCGATGGGCTGGCAGCAGCGCGACTGGTATCTGCCGCCGGAGCTGCGGGCGCCGCTCTTCGACGGGGCGGGCAACGTCGGGCCCACCGTGTGGTGGGACGGGCGGATCGCCGGCGGATGGGCCCAGGGCAAGGACGGCGTCGTCCGGTGGCGGCTGCTCGCGGACGTGGGCCGGGAGGCCGCGGCCGCCGTCGAGGCGGAGGCCGCGCGACTCCAGGAGTGGGTGGGCGAGGCGCGGGTCACTCCCCGCTTCCGTACGCCTCTGGAGAAGGAGCTGGCGGGACCGGCTCCGGCGAAGAAGTGA
- a CDS encoding arsenate reductase family protein, with translation MEIWINPACSKCRSALSLLDAEGADYTVRRYLEDVPSEDDIRAVLERLGLEPWDITRTQEADAKELGLKDWARDAGSRDRWIAALSAHPKLIQRPIITAEDGTAVVARSEDAVRDALGRN, from the coding sequence ATGGAAATCTGGATCAACCCCGCCTGTTCGAAGTGCCGCAGCGCGCTCTCCCTGCTCGACGCGGAAGGCGCCGACTACACGGTGCGGCGCTACCTGGAGGACGTGCCGTCCGAGGACGACATCCGCGCCGTTCTGGAGCGGCTCGGGCTCGAGCCGTGGGACATCACACGGACGCAGGAGGCCGACGCGAAGGAGCTCGGCCTGAAGGACTGGGCGCGGGACGCGGGTTCGCGCGACCGGTGGATCGCGGCGCTCTCCGCCCACCCGAAGCTCATCCAGCGGCCGATCATCACGGCGGAGGACGGCACGGCCGTGGTGGCGCGCAGCGAGGACGCGGTCCGGGACGCGCTCGGACGCAACTGA
- the lipB gene encoding lipoyl(octanoyl) transferase LipB, whose amino-acid sequence MNELRFVRLGFGADSVDYQEAWDEQRRVHAARFADEVPDTCLLLEHPPVYTAGRRTAPEERPLDGTPVVDVDRGGKITWHGPGQLVGYPIQKLPRPVDVVAHLRRLEDAMIAVCAEFGVATSRVEGRAGVWVLGDAKDATEERPKLGGLSLDFDPRVNDSEFDPRLNGPEYAPSNAGQRREDRKICAMGIRVAKGVTMHGFALNVNPDTSNFDKIIPCGIRDAGVTSLSYELGREVTIDEVLPVVERHLRDVLENAALAPRVVEKAPEREPDKATA is encoded by the coding sequence GTGAATGAGTTGCGGTTCGTCCGCTTGGGTTTCGGAGCGGACTCGGTCGACTACCAGGAGGCCTGGGACGAGCAGCGCCGTGTGCACGCCGCCCGTTTCGCGGACGAGGTCCCCGACACCTGCCTGCTTCTCGAGCACCCGCCGGTCTACACCGCGGGCCGCCGTACCGCGCCCGAGGAGCGTCCGCTGGACGGCACTCCCGTCGTGGACGTGGACCGGGGTGGCAAGATCACCTGGCACGGCCCGGGCCAGCTCGTCGGCTACCCGATCCAGAAGCTGCCGCGCCCCGTCGACGTGGTCGCGCACCTGCGCCGCCTCGAGGACGCGATGATCGCGGTCTGCGCCGAGTTCGGCGTGGCGACCTCCCGCGTCGAGGGCCGGGCGGGCGTGTGGGTGCTCGGAGACGCCAAGGACGCGACCGAGGAGCGCCCGAAGCTCGGCGGCCTGTCCCTGGACTTCGACCCGCGGGTGAACGACTCCGAGTTCGACCCCCGTCTCAACGGCCCGGAGTACGCGCCCTCGAACGCCGGCCAGCGCCGCGAGGACCGCAAGATCTGCGCCATGGGCATCCGCGTCGCCAAGGGCGTCACGATGCACGGCTTCGCGCTGAACGTGAATCCGGACACCTCGAACTTCGACAAGATCATCCCGTGCGGGATCCGTGACGCGGGCGTCACCTCGCTCTCGTACGAGCTGGGCCGCGAGGTCACGATCGACGAGGTGCTGCCGGTCGTGGAGCGCCACCTGCGCGATGTCCTGGAGAACGCGGCGCTCGCCCCGCGTGTCGTCGAGAAGGCGCCCGAGAGGGAGCCCGACAAGGCGACCGCCTGA
- a CDS encoding RDD family protein: protein MDNRQAIGSWLSGPRAAAEDAGVEFGYRGEQLGLPEQGPGSIARPGRRIAALVIDWALCMLIAYGLLTHGYNQATGNWALGIFFVLGVLTVGTVGFTPGKRIMGLRVVAQDGSGRLGVGRVLVRTVLLCVAVPALIWDRDGRGLHDRLARAVQVRA, encoded by the coding sequence GTGGACAACAGGCAAGCAATCGGATCGTGGCTCTCCGGGCCGCGCGCGGCCGCAGAGGACGCGGGTGTCGAGTTCGGGTACCGCGGTGAGCAGCTGGGGCTGCCCGAGCAGGGGCCGGGCTCCATCGCCCGTCCCGGCAGGCGTATCGCCGCCCTCGTCATCGACTGGGCCCTGTGCATGCTGATCGCATACGGGCTCCTCACGCACGGCTACAACCAGGCGACGGGGAACTGGGCCCTCGGGATCTTCTTCGTCCTCGGCGTGCTCACCGTCGGCACGGTCGGCTTCACGCCGGGCAAGCGGATCATGGGGCTGCGCGTCGTCGCGCAGGACGGCTCCGGCCGTCTCGGCGTCGGCCGCGTCCTGGTCCGCACGGTGCTCCTGTGCGTCGCCGTCCCCGCGCTGATCTGGGACCGTGACGGCCGCGGCCTGCACGACCGCCTGGCCCGCGCGGTCCAGGTCCGCGCCTGA
- a CDS encoding lipoyl synthase: MSAVAPDGRKMLRLEVRNSQTPIERKPEWIKTRAKMGPEYTKMQSLVKSEGLHTVCQEAGCPNIYECWEDREATFLIGGDQCTRRCDFCQIDTGKPEALDRDEPRRVGESVVTMDLNYATITGVARDDLEDGGAWLYAETVRQIHAMTAERAEGYTKVELLIPDFNADPDQLAEVFSSRPEVLGHNVETVPRIFKRIRPGFRYERSLEVITKAREAGLVTKSNLILGMGEERAEVSEALRQLHEAGTELITITQYLRPTPRHHPVERWVKPAEFVELKEEAEQIGFSGVMSGPLVRSSYRAGRLYQMAVEKRGSYVASQAV; the protein is encoded by the coding sequence GTGTCCGCAGTCGCACCCGACGGACGCAAGATGCTGCGCCTGGAGGTCCGCAACAGCCAGACCCCCATCGAGCGCAAGCCCGAGTGGATCAAGACCCGGGCGAAAATGGGTCCCGAGTACACGAAGATGCAGAGCCTCGTGAAGAGCGAGGGCCTGCACACGGTCTGCCAGGAGGCGGGCTGTCCGAACATCTACGAGTGCTGGGAAGACCGCGAGGCCACCTTCCTCATCGGCGGCGACCAGTGCACGCGGCGCTGTGACTTCTGCCAGATCGACACGGGCAAGCCCGAGGCGCTGGACCGTGACGAGCCCCGCCGCGTCGGCGAGTCCGTCGTCACGATGGACCTGAACTACGCCACGATCACCGGCGTCGCGCGCGACGACCTGGAGGACGGCGGCGCCTGGCTGTACGCGGAGACCGTGCGCCAGATCCACGCGATGACGGCGGAGCGCGCCGAGGGCTACACCAAGGTCGAGCTGCTCATCCCCGACTTCAACGCCGACCCGGACCAGCTGGCCGAGGTCTTCTCGTCCCGCCCCGAGGTTCTCGGGCACAACGTCGAGACGGTGCCGCGCATCTTCAAGCGGATCCGCCCCGGCTTCCGGTACGAGCGCTCCCTCGAGGTCATCACGAAGGCCCGCGAGGCCGGCCTGGTCACCAAGTCCAACCTGATCCTGGGCATGGGCGAGGAGCGCGCCGAGGTCAGCGAGGCGCTGCGCCAGCTGCACGAGGCGGGCACCGAGCTCATCACCATCACCCAGTACCTGCGCCCGACGCCGCGCCACCACCCCGTCGAGCGCTGGGTGAAGCCGGCCGAGTTCGTGGAGCTGAAGGAGGAGGCCGAGCAGATCGGCTTCTCCGGCGTCATGTCGGGCCCCCTGGTCCGCTCCTCGTACCGCGCCGGCCGCCTCTACCAGATGGCGGTCGAGAAGCGCGGCTCGTACGTGGCCTCGCAGGCGGTCTGA